From one Xiphophorus hellerii strain 12219 chromosome 18, Xiphophorus_hellerii-4.1, whole genome shotgun sequence genomic stretch:
- the LOC116707981 gene encoding bromodomain and WD repeat-containing protein 3-like isoform X3: MAKSRNISLLESELYYLISRFLTTGPCRRAAEVLASELEEYQLLPGRLDWLGNEHPRTYEDVVAANRHVAPDHLLQICKQIGPLLDKEVPSCVPGVHSLLGSGKQSMLRTAKDCDGVQLKASSYAALHRGRPPERPLNQKQPPHQVKVHRGRELTGVQRFSSISPVSTYEHMRLHRRILGHLSAVYCIAFDRTGLRIFTGSDDCLVKIWSSHDGRLHSTLRGHSAEITDLAVNYENTLIAAGSCDKTIRVWCLRTCAPMAVLQGHSGSITSIQFSPFAKGSKRYILSTGTDATVCFWQWDVNNISFSDRPYKFTERPRPGVQTVCSSFSPGGMFLATGSTDDVIRIYYLGSGSPEKISELHEHTDKVDSIQFCHSGERFVSGSRDGTARIWRLHQRQRWRCILLNMSATLPGAEPTNEEENYFKPKVTMVAWDRHDNTVVTAVNNHLLKVWNSYTGQLLHILKGHEDEVFVLEPHPFDPRIILSAGHDGNVFIWDLQRGKNTWHYFNMIEGQGHGAVFDCKFTPDGQRFACTDSHGHLLIFGFGSSKPYEKLPDQVFFHTDYRPLIRDANGFVLDEQTQQAPHLMPPPFLVDVDGNPHPPRYQRLVPGRENIAAEHLVPQLGYVATSDGEVVEQVISQQTAEPEEVSVRRSSLLDEAIRQLQEQQDRQNQLGTEAAPGPDARPEGQVLAPAPSTPRRVSVNERADVQSPPNVGLRRSGQVEGVRQMHQNAPRSQMATERDLQAWRRRVVVPELAASNYRNQEDVRTARGDEEVFLYNTKKRWIIYGSCRDDSDEEPSAAKRVHSRRGSSDLIEFSCEEGEETASSDIHSEDNDLDGSELDTSNDEEEWNSDSSNHTSSEYSDWTADAGINLQPSTPLSSRKRVRRKLSSSEEEDEEDNEEEEEKQQSEEEEKPVKKSKEKAKKAKAKSPRRPKPRPSINREVSNEFRPSAWITDVIPRKSPFVPQMGDEVIYFRQGHEAYVDAVSRSELYPINLEKQPWKKMELRDQEFVKITGIKYEVCPPTLCCLKLTLIDHGTKKITDKSFSIKYHDMPDVIDFLVLRQSYDEALRRNWQPNDRFRSVIDDAWWFGTIVCQEPYQPEYPDSLFQCFKVRWDNGETEKLSPWDVEPIQDDAQPPDTDGGGIPATAEEMKELMYKPVPGEWGERSRDEECERIIAGIEQLITLEIAAPFSGPVDLIQYPTYCTVIAYPTDLGTVRLRLINRFYRRLSALVWEARYIAHNARTFNEPRSKIAHSAKIISSVLQKFVNNPSCTDILEIYNAVEEMDDDDEEEEMEAPGTSSGHRLRQHSVEVLPDRDSWKEHCRHLVNYIFECEDSEPFRQPVDPENYPDYLDIIDTPMDFGTVKRTLGEDRYENPIELCKDTRLIFANAKAYTPNKRSKIYSMTLRLSAFFEEQIRTIISEYKTAVKSSDRLRRSQRFRKKMQQQDQSSATTSSQKKSAVKTQEKSESMSITKSTSAKVSVPERARRSRGRSSGLSSSEDDSGSKAASSTAESESENEQSDSDDEETRPASSKRHQSRHKARVTRSKTSKKKKKATKSDSEDEEEECESEGEDEEDGDVSSKSSDHQYTSRSTRQTRNRTARDRTRAEGRAEMNGHSSRASRRERHHHPNSDQASSHDSDREEEVTVPRFLKRKTARAAVSKMKRLEASDEDYEEEERKPRRSSSWLPHTSRIGKRTAVIQSSSESDGELSTEGSQNTKESDSESMGEEDGTGSEVSSSSQIKQNGVNKKTKHTAKTRTNDTLSQVNGHSGKNKFESNSEQEETAKEEEDQIPLSHKPSRSTAGRSRITSEEEAEESDERQTTRNKAPVSSDEEYCAKKRPQQNGRTDKESFHRDSKKKSKVSASKSQDKQKSASTKILDGGESDELSDPPPKRSSPQKKGTKKVERSPSSNGSDLEIRKLTRSKTKRPHSTSASESSEEYKPQRKSWRKHSTGSSDQESDHSDDASKRRLNLRALPKKKYIVDNSLSEEDVTRENQRGQKTSNKRELESREEGYNTRVSRRTSPSEGRNQVTSKRKRIYTSDSEDEEEDAQKEPLNISNSNSRSGSSKSFKRESKQDDKESDTSSHSDSREEEEEEDIQSNRRRKSLRQPKPKRKKSYSSSKHSSDSESKQMFSASENSFSSSGSHSSPKRRSRTRTERPTSCKLRLRRHQRILEEDSEPQRMRRVNTRNRGKRTVSYRDSE; this comes from the exons ATGGCCAAAAGTCGGAACATTTCGCTCCTTGAGTCGG AGCTCTATTACTTGATTTCTCGTTTCTTAACAACGGGTCCGTGTCGGAGAGCGGCTGAG GTCCTAGCAAGTGAACTCGAAGAATATCAG CTCTTACCGGGAAGATTGGACTGGCTGGGAAATGAACACCCTAGAACATACGAAGATGTG GTTGCTGCCAACAGACATGTTGCACCCGATCATTTGCTACAGATATGTAAGCAAATTGGACCACTCCTCGATAAAGAGGTCCCATCGTGTGTCCCAGGTGTGCACTCTCTCCTGGGGTCTGGAAAGCAGTCCATGCTTCGGACTGCAAAAG ACTGTGACGGTGTGCAGCTCAAAGCTTCATCATATGCAGCCCTTCATCGGGGCAGACCACCAGAGAGGCCTTTGAACCAGAAGCAACCTCCACATCAAG TGAAGGTACATCGAGGGAGGGAGCTGACTGGAGTACAGCGTTTTAGCTCCATCAGTCCTGTCAGCACATATGAGCACATGCGCCTGCACAGGCGGATCCTGGGACATCTGTCTGCAGTGTATTGTATCGCATTTGATCGAACCGGTCTCAGGATCTTCACA GGCTCAGATGATTGTTTGGTGAAGATTTGGTCTTCGCACGATGGAAGGCTTCACTCAACATTGAGAGGACACTCTGCAGAAATCACAGACTTGGCTGTCAACTATGAAAACACACTAATTGCTGCAGGAAGCTGTGACAAGACCATCCGTGTGTGGTGCCTTCGTACCTGTGCTCCTATGGCTGTGCTGCAGGGACACAGTGGATCCATTACCTCCATTCAG ttttcacCTTTTGCCAAGGGCTCCAAACGTTACATTCTGTCGACTGGAACGGATGCTACTGTCTGCTTCTGGCAGTGGGATGTCAACAACATCAGCTTCAG TGATCGGCCATACAAGTTTACAGAGCGGCCAAGGCCAGGGGTCCAGACTGTGTGCTCCTCGTTCAGTCCAG GTGGGATGTTCTTGGCAACAGGAAGCACAGACGATGTCATTAGAATATACTACCTGGGAAGCGGGAGTCCAGAGAAGATATCAGAGCTCCATGAGCACACG gaTAAAGTGGACAGCATCCAGTTCTGCCACTCAGGTGAAAG GTTTGTAAGCGGAAGTCGAGATGGAACGGCTCGAATCTGGAGGCTGCATCAGCGGCAGCGCTGGAGATGCATCCTACTCAACATGTCCGCAACTCTTCCTGG TGCTGAACCAACAAACGAAGAGGAAAACTACTTTAAACCCAAAGTTACCATGGTTGCGTGGGATCGCCATGACAATACAGTCGTCACGGCTGTTAACAACCATCTCCTCAAAGTGTGGAACTCCTACACAGGACAGCTGCTACATATCCTAAAA GGCCATGAAGATGAGGTGTTTGTCCTCGAACCTCACCCCTTTGATCCCAGGATCATCCTGTCTGCTGGCCACGACGGGAACGTCTTCATCTGGGATCTACAACGAGGAAAAAACACCTGGCATTACTTCAACATG ATTGAGGGTCAGGGTCATGGAGCCGTTTTTGACTGCAAATTCACTCCTGATGGTCAGCGGTTTGCCTGCACAGACTCGCACGGCCATCTGCTCATCTTTGGCTTTGGCAGCTCCAAACCGTACGAAAAG CTGCCAGACCAGGTGTTCTTCCACACAGATTACAGGCCGCTGATTCGTGATGCCAATGGGTTTGTGCTGGATGAGCAAACACAGCAAGCTCCCCATCTGATGCCCCCTCCGTTCTTGGTCGATGTAGATGGAAACCCCCATCCACCCAG ATACCAGCGTCTCGTCCCGGGCAGGGAGAACATCGCTGCCGAGCATCTGGTTCCTCAGCTGGGATATGTAGCTACTA GCGATGGCGAGGTGGTGGAGCAGGTGATCAGCCAGCAGACGGCAGAACCCGAGGAGGTTTCAGTGAGACGCAGCAGCCTTCTGGACGAGGCGATCCGACAGCTGCAGGAACAACAGGACCGGCAGAACCAGCTCGGGACAGAAGCAGCACCAGGTCCTGATGCCAGACCAGAAGGCCAGGTGTTGGCACCAGCACCAAGTACTCCACGCAGAG TGTCTGTGAATGAGCGAGCAGATGTGCAGTCACCTCCTAATGTGGGTCTGAGACGAAGTGGCCAGGTGGAGGGTGTGAGGCAGATGCACCAAAATGCTCCTCGCAGTCAGATGGCCACAGAAAGAGACCTGCAGGCGTGGAGGCGCAGGGTGGTGGTTCCTGAACTGGCAGCTAGTAACTACAG GAACCAGGAGGATGTTCGCACAGCCAGAGGAGATGAGGAGGTTTTCCTGTACAACACAAAGAAGAGATGGATTATCTATGGCAGCTGTCGG GATGATTCAGACGAGGAACCTTCGGCTGCAAAGCGAGTTCACAGCCGCAGAGGTTCCTCAGATCTTATTGAGTTCTCATGTGAAGAAGGCGAGGAGACGGCTAGTTCAGATATTCACTCTGAG GACAATGACCTTGATGGCAGTGAACTGGATACCTCCAATGATGAGGAAGAGTGGAACAGTGACAGCTCTAA CCATACATCCAGCGAGTACTCTGACTGGACAGCAGATGCTGGCATAAACCTGCAGCCCTCCACTCCGCTGTCCTCACGTAAGCGAGTGAGGCGCAAACTCAGCAGctctgaggaagaggatgaggaagacaatgaggaagaggaggagaagcagcaaagtgaggaggaggaaaaacctgtgaagaaaagcaaagagaaagcTAAGAAAGCCAAAGCCAAGTCACCCCGG CGTCCAAAGCCCCGACCATCGATTAACAGAGAAGTGTCAAATGAGTTCAGGCCGTCAGCGTGGATCACCGATGTCATTCCCAGGAAGTCTCCTTTTGTTCCACAGATGGGCGATGAG GTGATCTACTTCCGCCAGGGCCATGAGGCCTATGTGGATGCTGTGAGTCGCAGTGAGCTCTATCCCATCAATCTGGAAAAACAACCATGGAAAAAAATGGAGCTGCGG GATCAAGAGTTTGTGAAAATCACTGGTATTAAATATGAAGTTTGCCCTCCAACGCTCTGCTGTCTGAAGCTGACTCTTATCGACCACGGCACCAAGAAAATCACAGACAAATCATTTTCTATCAA GTACCACGACATGCCAGATGTGATCGATTTTCTGGTGTTGAGGCAGAGTTATGACGAGGCGCTCCGTCGAAACTGGCAGCCAA ATGACAGGTTTCGCTCAGTGATCGACGATGCCTGGTGGTTTGGGACCATCGTCTGTCAGGAGCCCTACCAGCCGGAATACCCAGACAGCCTCTTTCAGTGCTTCAAAGTCAG aTGGGACAACGGAGAAACCGAAAAGCTCAGTCCCTGGGACGTGGAACCTATACAGGACGATG CCCAGCCCCCTGACACAGATGGAGGAGGTATCCCTGCGACAGCGGAGGAGATGAAAGAGCTGATGTACAAACCTGTACCAGGGGAGTGGGGCGAGAGGAGCAGGGACGAGGAGTGTGAACGCATCATCGCTGGTATCGAGCAGCTCATTACTCTCG AGATTGCAGCTCCGTTTTCTGGTCCGGTAGACTTAATCCAGTATCCCACCTACTGCACCGTGATCGCCTATCCCACCGATCTGGGCACAGTCAGACTGCGGCTCATCAACAGATTTTACAG GCGCCTCTCTGCATTAGTTTGGGAAGCCAGGTATATTGCACATAACGCCCGCACTTTCAATGAGCCAAGAAGCAAGATTGCCCACTCTGCAAAAATCATCTCAAGCGTTCTCCAGAAATTTGTCAA taaCCCAAGCTGCACAGATATTTTGGAGATCTACAATGCTGTGGAGGAGATGGACGATGATGATGAG GAAGAAGAAATGGAAGCACCAGGCACATCCTCAGGACATAGACTACGTCAg CACTCAGTGGAGGTCTTGCCAGACCGAGATTCTTGGAAGGAACATTGTAGGCATCTGGTCAACTATATATTTGAATGTGAAGACTCAGAACCGTTCAGACAGCCTGTGGATCCTGAGAACTATCCT GATTATCTTGACATTATTGATACTCCAATGGACTTTGGCACAGTGAAAAGGACTCTGGGGGAAGATCGCTATGAAAACCCTATAGAGCTGTGCAAAGACACGCGCTTAATATTTGCCAATGCTAAGGCTTACACGCCCAACAAACGCTCCAAG ATTTACAGCATGACCTTGCGACTCTCTGCCTTCTTCGAGGAGCAGATCAGAACAATCATATCAGAGTACAAAACTGCCGTCAAAAGCAGTGACCGACTGCGCCGTAGTCAAAGGTTTCGCAAGAAAATGCAGCAGCAGGATCAGTCCTCAGCCACAACAAG CAGTCAAAAAAAGTCCGCTGTTAAAACTCAGGAAAAATCGGAGTCAATGTCCATAACAAAATCTACCTCAGCCAAAGTGTCTGTTCCTGAGAGAGCGAGACGGAGTCGAGGCAGAAGCTCAGGTCTAAGCTCCTCAGAGGACGACTCCGGCTCCAAAGCTGCCTCATCCACGGCAG agtCTGAAAGCGAGAATGAACAGAGTGATTCAGATGATGAGGAGACACGTCCAGCGTCTTCAAAGCGTCATCAAAGCAGACACAAAGCCAGAGTTACAAGAAGCAAAACttccaagaagaagaaaaaag CTACTAAGAGTGACAGtgaagacgaggaggaggaatGTGAGAGTGAAGGAGAGGATGAAGAAGACGGAGATGTTTCCTCCAAGTCTTCAGACCATCAGTATACGAGCAGAAGCACACGACAGACCAGAAACAGAACCGCCAGAGACAGAACAAGAGCAG aaggcAGAGCAGAAATGAACGGCCACAGCAGCAGGGCGTCACGTCGAGAAAGGCACCATCACCCCAACTCTGACCAAGCCTCCTCCCATGACTCGGACCGGGAAGAAGAGGTGACCGTTCCCAGGTTCCTCAAGAGAAAAACAGCGAGGGCTGCTGTCAGTAAGATGAAACGACTGGAGGCATCCGATGAAGACTatgaagaggaagagaggaagccaagaagaagcagcagctggcTCCCCCACACATCTCGCATTGGCAAACGCACTGCGGTGATCCAGAGCAGCTCTGAGTCGGACGGAGAGTTGTCAACTGAAG gtTCCCAGAATACTAAGGAATCTGACAGCGAATCCATGGGTGAGGAAGATGGGACTGGGAGCGAGGTTTCATCCTCTTCCCAGATTAAACAGAATGGAGTTAacaagaaaaccaaacacacTGCCAAAACAAGGACAAATG ATACGTTGTCCCAAGTGAATGGAcacagtggaaaaaataaatttgaaagcAACTCTGAGCAAGAAGAGACTgcaaaggaggaggaagaccaGATACCTCTGTCTCACAAACCGTCTAGAAGCACTGCTGGAAGAAGTAGGATTACAAgtgaggaggaggcggaggagagCGATGAGCGCCAAACCACACGAAATAAAGCTCCTGTAAGTTCAGATGAAGAGTACTGTGCCAAAAAACGGCCTCAACAAAATGGAAGGACTGATAAAGAATCATTCCATAGGGACtctaagaaaaaaagtaaagtgtCAGCATCAAAAAgccaagacaaacaaaaatctgcctCAACAAAAATACTGGATGGTGGGGAATCCGATGAACTCAGTGATCCTCCTCCAAAACGATCCAGCCCACAGAAGAAAGGGACGAAGAAAGTGGAAAGAAGTCCCTCCAGCAATGGGTCTGACCTTGAAATAAGGAAACTAACCAGAAGCAAAACCAAAAGGCCTCACTCCACGTCGGCTTCGGAAAGTTCTGAGGAGTACAAACCCCAGAGGAAGTCGTGGAGGAAACACTCCACTGGATCGTCAGACCAAGAGTCGGATCATTCCGATGACGCATCAAAAAGACGGCTGAACCTTCGCGCTCTACCCAAAAAGAAATACATAGTTGACAACTCTCTTTCCGAGGAAGATGTGACGCGAGAAAACCAGCGGGGGCAAAAAACCAGCAACAAGAGAGAGTTGGAGTCGAGGGAAGAGGGGTACAACACAAGAGTGTCCAGGAGAACGTCTCCCAGTGAAGGAAGGAATCAGGTCACTTCCAAGAGGAAACGGATTTACACCTCAGACTCcgaggacgaggaggaagatGCACAGAAGGAGCCTCTAAACATCAGCAATAGTAACAGCAGGTCGGGCTCCTCCAAGAGCTTTAAAAGGGAATCCAAGCAAGATGACAAAGAGAGTGACACTTCATCCCACTCTGATtccagagaggaggaagaagaggaggacaTTCAGTCaaacaggaggaggaaaagcCTTAGGCAGCCAAAGCCTAAACGGAAGAAaagctacagcagcagcaaacacagTTCAGACTCAGAAAGCAAGCAGATGTTTTCAGCCTCTGAAAACTCCTTTTCCAGCTCAGGGTCTCACAGCAGTCCAAAGAGGAGAAGTCGCACGCGAACGGAAAGGCCCACGAGCTGCAAGCTCAGACTGCGCCGCCATCAACGCATCTTAGAGGAGGACAGCGAACCACAGAGGATGAGACGCGTCAACACTCGGAACCGAGGCAAGCGGACTGTTAGTTACCGCGACAGTGAATGA